One window of Curtobacterium sp. 458 genomic DNA carries:
- a CDS encoding molybdopterin-dependent oxidoreductase — protein MASPNRNARSAVVLGRLLGIAFLVCFGTGVYSHLLQQPFPWMRFPTRPVQLYQFTQGLHITAGIAIIPLLLAKLNTVMPALVQVPPVRGFLHLLERLSIAVLVAAAIVQVGTGLLNTYQWYPWPFPFKQVHNALAYVIIGSLIVHVAVKLRVIARYWRSRDSYDEHGRFVPDASVGSELLPPAADREARVDPASDAPAPQAAASYPRGLTGRLLRWVDGAPAATPGGAEPRAERPDSGPESREASPSAGLRAPDAALGAPDASPGAEPSRASRPSTAATSGRRERIARRGFFAGVTAATVGVVALTAGQSSTLAEPFNVFGARQRHRGPNDLPVNRTARAAGVLATATAADWALTVVGPAVSRTFSRAELVALGTAQAELPISCVEGWSQMATWRGVRMRDLLLAVQAEPGSKVRVTSLERHGGYRIMDMGPEYAEDPTTLVALELNGATLDLDHGFPARIIAPGRPGVLQTKWIEKIEVIA, from the coding sequence CGGCGTCTACAGCCACCTCCTCCAGCAGCCGTTCCCGTGGATGCGCTTCCCCACCCGTCCCGTGCAGCTCTACCAGTTCACGCAGGGCCTGCACATCACCGCGGGGATCGCGATCATCCCGCTGCTCCTCGCGAAGCTCAACACCGTGATGCCCGCCCTGGTCCAGGTCCCCCCGGTGCGGGGGTTCCTGCACCTCCTCGAGCGGCTCTCCATCGCGGTGCTCGTGGCGGCGGCCATCGTGCAGGTGGGGACCGGGCTGCTGAACACGTACCAGTGGTACCCGTGGCCGTTCCCGTTCAAGCAGGTGCACAACGCGCTGGCGTACGTCATCATCGGCTCGCTCATCGTGCACGTCGCGGTGAAGCTGCGGGTCATCGCGCGGTACTGGCGGTCGCGCGACTCGTACGACGAGCACGGCCGGTTCGTGCCGGACGCGTCGGTGGGCAGCGAGCTGCTGCCGCCGGCGGCCGACCGGGAGGCGCGGGTCGACCCCGCCTCGGACGCCCCGGCCCCGCAGGCGGCCGCCTCCTACCCCCGCGGCCTCACCGGCCGCCTGCTCCGCTGGGTCGACGGCGCTCCCGCCGCGACCCCGGGCGGGGCCGAGCCTCGCGCTGAGCGACCGGACTCGGGGCCTGAGTCGCGAGAAGCGTCGCCGAGCGCGGGTCTCCGGGCGCCCGACGCGGCTCTCGGGGCCCCCGACGCGAGTCCCGGGGCGGAGCCGAGCCGTGCCTCCAGGCCGTCGACCGCGGCGACCAGCGGACGACGTGAGCGGATCGCCCGACGCGGGTTCTTCGCCGGGGTGACCGCCGCGACCGTCGGCGTCGTCGCCCTGACCGCCGGCCAGTCGAGCACGCTCGCCGAGCCGTTCAACGTGTTCGGTGCGCGCCAGCGGCACCGCGGTCCGAACGACCTGCCCGTCAACCGGACGGCGCGGGCGGCGGGGGTCCTCGCGACCGCGACCGCCGCGGACTGGGCGCTCACCGTCGTCGGACCGGCCGTCAGCCGGACGTTCTCGCGCGCCGAGCTCGTCGCGCTCGGGACGGCGCAGGCGGAACTGCCGATCTCCTGCGTCGAGGGCTGGAGCCAGATGGCGACCTGGCGCGGGGTGCGGATGCGCGACCTGCTGCTCGCCGTCCAGGCGGAGCCGGGGTCGAAGGTCCGCGTGACGAGCCTCGAGCGGCACGGCGGCTACCGGATCATGGACATGGGGCCCGAGTACGCGGAGGACCCGACGACCCTCGTGGCCCTCGAGCTGAACGGTGCGACGCTCGACCTCGACCACGGGTTCCCGGCGCGCATCATCGCTCCGGGCCGGCCCGGGGTGCTGCAGACGAAGTGGATCGAGAAGATCGAGGTGATCGCATGA
- a CDS encoding MarR family transcriptional regulator gives MPEPTDDTPWLDRAQLRAWMKLVAVMELLPAALDQQLQRDADLTHFDYMVIAMLSETESRTLRMSALASATNASLPRLSHVVSRLEKRGLVARCPSTDDRRATDVRLTDDGYAAIVEAAPQHVRTARTFVIDALTDEQVGQLDAITMALLGRLDPEGRFAALTYPRDDDAPTICEERLTGQGQPPQ, from the coding sequence ATGCCCGAGCCGACCGACGACACCCCGTGGCTCGACCGCGCGCAGCTCCGTGCGTGGATGAAGCTCGTCGCGGTCATGGAGCTCCTGCCGGCGGCGCTCGACCAACAGCTCCAGCGTGACGCCGACCTGACGCACTTCGACTACATGGTCATCGCGATGCTCTCCGAGACGGAGTCGCGCACGCTGAGGATGTCCGCGCTGGCCTCGGCGACGAACGCGTCCCTGCCCCGGCTGTCCCACGTGGTGTCACGGCTCGAGAAGCGCGGGCTCGTCGCACGCTGCCCCTCCACCGACGACCGCCGGGCAACCGACGTGCGGCTCACCGACGACGGCTACGCGGCCATCGTCGAGGCGGCGCCGCAGCACGTGCGGACCGCGCGGACGTTCGTCATCGACGCGCTGACCGACGAGCAGGTGGGGCAACTCGACGCGATCACGATGGCGCTGCTCGGGCGCCTCGACCCCGAGGGTCGCTTCGCCGCGCTGACCTACCCGCGCGACGACGACGCCCCGACGATCTGCGAGGAGCGGCTCACCGGGCAGGGGCAGCCACCGCAGTAG
- the pheA gene encoding prephenate dehydratase: protein MNAPAEPSDTYSYLGPAGTFTEAALKLVEAAAGKPWRSVNNVGEALDDVMSGRSVGAVIAIENSVDGGVSATQDALARIPGVRIVGEYLVPVDFVLVARHGTTLADVRTVNAHPVAYAQTHQWLEQHLPGHGHIPASSNVAAAVSLLDEHPTADAAVAPPGITDHHDLAVLASSIGDNASAVTRFVLVSRTLALPEPTGADKTSVIVELPSEHPGALVDMLEQFATRGINMGLLSSRPIGDELGRYRFVIDLDGHVRDERVADALLGLRRFSPRVTFLGSYPRADGQRPEVPARYSDEAFVEARDWLRAIVSGEPDAR, encoded by the coding sequence ATGAACGCGCCCGCCGAGCCCTCCGACACGTACTCCTACCTCGGACCGGCCGGCACCTTCACCGAGGCGGCGCTCAAGCTCGTCGAGGCCGCCGCCGGCAAGCCCTGGCGGAGCGTGAACAACGTCGGCGAAGCGCTCGACGACGTCATGAGCGGCCGGTCGGTCGGTGCCGTGATCGCGATCGAGAACAGCGTCGACGGCGGAGTCAGCGCCACGCAAGACGCCCTCGCCCGGATCCCCGGCGTGCGGATCGTGGGGGAGTACCTCGTCCCGGTCGACTTCGTCCTCGTCGCACGGCACGGCACGACCCTCGCCGACGTGCGCACCGTGAACGCCCACCCCGTCGCCTACGCCCAGACGCACCAGTGGCTCGAGCAGCACCTCCCCGGACACGGGCACATCCCGGCGTCCTCGAACGTCGCCGCCGCCGTGTCCCTGCTCGACGAGCACCCCACCGCGGACGCCGCCGTCGCGCCTCCCGGGATCACCGACCACCACGACCTCGCGGTGCTGGCGTCCTCGATCGGTGACAACGCCTCGGCCGTGACACGGTTCGTGCTCGTGTCGCGGACGCTCGCCCTGCCCGAGCCGACCGGAGCCGACAAGACGAGCGTCATCGTCGAGCTGCCGAGCGAGCACCCCGGCGCCCTCGTCGACATGCTCGAGCAGTTCGCGACGCGGGGGATCAACATGGGGTTGCTGTCCTCGCGGCCGATCGGCGACGAGCTCGGCCGCTACCGGTTCGTCATCGACCTCGACGGGCACGTGCGCGACGAACGGGTGGCGGACGCGCTGCTCGGTCTCCGGCGGTTCAGCCCGCGCGTGACGTTCCTCGGGTCCTACCCGCGGGCCGACGGACAGCGACCCGAGGTGCCGGCGCGGTACTCGGACGAGGCGTTCGTCGAGGCGCGCGACTGGCTGCGGGCGATCGTCTCCGGCGAGCCCGACGCGCGGTAG
- a CDS encoding diacylglycerol kinase family protein, protein MSTPSETAPADALQTEQQTAAVVYNPVKVHLPTLKHTIEQLQRDAGWAETLWFETTEEDPGGGMTRAAIEAGADVVAAAGGDGTVRAVAEVVHGSDAALALLPSGTGNLLARNMKLPLDDLQASARTIFHGDDRPIDFGTLTVEREGGDREKFGFLVMAGLGLDARMLANTRPELKKRVGWLAYVDSLFRSVRDADAFEFRYQLDDEGNHSARAHSLIVGNCGQLQAGAILLPDAEIDDGVFDIAVMRPRGFFGWVRIGARVFWENGILRTFRRSSLANTVVGQKLVTASREERPLRYLRGQEFTARLERPDEFEVDGDPVGKIVAFRSRIDPLGLRVRVPAPGDDRHGSRQVP, encoded by the coding sequence ATGTCGACCCCTTCGGAGACCGCGCCTGCGGACGCCCTCCAGACCGAGCAGCAGACGGCCGCCGTCGTCTACAACCCGGTCAAGGTGCACCTGCCGACCCTCAAGCACACGATCGAGCAGCTCCAGCGGGACGCGGGCTGGGCCGAGACCCTGTGGTTCGAGACCACGGAGGAGGACCCGGGCGGCGGGATGACCCGCGCCGCGATCGAGGCGGGTGCCGACGTCGTCGCGGCCGCCGGGGGTGACGGCACCGTCCGCGCCGTCGCCGAGGTCGTGCACGGCTCCGACGCGGCCCTCGCCCTCCTGCCGAGCGGGACGGGCAACCTGCTCGCCCGCAACATGAAGCTGCCGCTCGACGACCTGCAGGCGAGCGCGCGGACGATCTTCCACGGGGACGACCGCCCCATCGACTTCGGCACCCTCACGGTGGAGCGTGAGGGCGGCGATCGCGAGAAGTTCGGCTTCCTCGTGATGGCCGGCCTCGGGCTCGACGCACGGATGCTCGCGAACACTCGGCCCGAGCTGAAGAAGCGCGTCGGGTGGCTCGCGTACGTCGACTCCCTCTTCCGCTCGGTGCGGGACGCCGACGCGTTCGAGTTCCGCTACCAGCTCGACGACGAGGGCAACCACTCGGCGCGGGCGCACTCGCTCATCGTCGGGAACTGCGGGCAGCTCCAGGCCGGGGCCATCCTGCTGCCGGACGCCGAGATCGACGACGGCGTGTTCGACATCGCGGTGATGCGACCGCGCGGGTTCTTCGGGTGGGTCCGGATCGGTGCCCGGGTGTTCTGGGAGAACGGGATCCTGCGGACGTTCCGACGGTCGTCGTTGGCGAACACGGTCGTCGGGCAGAAGCTCGTGACGGCCTCGCGCGAGGAACGCCCCCTGCGGTACCTCCGCGGGCAGGAGTTCACGGCACGGCTCGAGCGTCCGGACGAGTTCGAGGTGGACGGCGACCCGGTCGGGAAGATCGTGGCGTTCCGCTCACGCATCGACCCGCTGGGCCTCCGGGTCCGCGTGCCGGCGCCGGGCGACGACCGCCACGGCTCGCGCCAGGTCCCGTAG
- the serS gene encoding serine--tRNA ligase: protein MIDPQLLRDNPDVIKASQEARGASVDVVDDAVAADAARRSAITSFESLRAEQNAFGKTVAKAPRDEKAALVQQAQALAAQVKEAQATVIEAEETFNTVVRAIPNVVLPDVPKGGEDDFVTLRTVGTKPEFDFEPKDHADLGEHLGIIDIPRGVKVSGSRFYFLRGLGARLEIALMSLGLDRAVAAGFEPLITPTLVRPETMAGTGFLGEHAAEVYRLEADDLYLTGTSEVALAGFHADEILPLADGEAHRYAGWSTCYRREAGSAGKDNRGILRVHQFNKLEMFSYVHPDQAEAEHEKLVGYQESMLQDLGLHYRVIDVAGGDLGTSAARKFDIEAWVPTQGTFRELTSTSNCTTFQARRLDIRYRTESGKTAPVATLNGTLATTRWIVAILETHQQADGSVVVPEVLRPYLGGVEVIEPR, encoded by the coding sequence GTGATCGACCCCCAGCTGTTGCGCGACAACCCGGACGTCATCAAGGCCTCGCAGGAGGCGCGCGGCGCGTCCGTCGACGTCGTCGACGACGCCGTCGCCGCGGACGCGGCGAGGCGGAGCGCGATCACCTCGTTCGAGTCCCTCCGCGCCGAGCAGAACGCCTTCGGCAAGACCGTCGCGAAGGCCCCGAGGGACGAGAAGGCCGCCCTCGTGCAGCAGGCCCAGGCGCTCGCCGCGCAGGTGAAGGAGGCGCAGGCCACCGTCATCGAGGCCGAGGAGACCTTCAACACCGTCGTCCGCGCGATCCCGAACGTCGTGCTGCCGGACGTGCCCAAGGGTGGGGAGGACGACTTCGTCACGCTCCGCACCGTCGGCACGAAGCCCGAGTTCGACTTCGAGCCGAAGGACCACGCCGACCTCGGCGAGCACCTCGGCATCATCGACATCCCGCGAGGCGTGAAGGTGTCCGGCTCGCGGTTCTACTTCCTGCGTGGCCTCGGCGCACGGCTCGAGATCGCGCTCATGTCGCTCGGCCTCGACCGTGCCGTCGCCGCCGGGTTCGAGCCGCTCATCACCCCGACGCTCGTCCGCCCGGAGACGATGGCCGGCACCGGGTTCCTCGGGGAGCACGCGGCCGAGGTGTACCGCCTCGAGGCCGACGACCTCTACCTCACCGGCACGAGCGAGGTCGCCCTCGCCGGGTTCCACGCCGACGAGATCCTCCCGCTCGCCGACGGCGAGGCACACCGCTACGCCGGCTGGTCGACCTGCTACCGCCGCGAGGCCGGGTCCGCGGGCAAGGACAACCGCGGCATCCTCCGCGTGCACCAGTTCAACAAGCTCGAGATGTTCTCGTACGTCCACCCGGACCAGGCCGAGGCCGAACACGAGAAGCTCGTCGGGTACCAGGAGTCGATGCTCCAGGACCTCGGCCTGCACTACCGCGTGATCGACGTCGCCGGCGGAGACCTCGGCACGAGTGCCGCGCGCAAGTTCGACATCGAGGCGTGGGTCCCGACGCAGGGCACGTTCCGCGAACTCACGTCGACCTCGAACTGCACGACGTTCCAGGCCCGTCGTCTCGACATCCGGTACCGCACGGAGTCCGGGAAGACCGCTCCCGTCGCGACCCTGAACGGCACGCTCGCCACCACGCGGTGGATCGTCGCGATCCTCGAGACGCACCAGCAGGCCGACGGGTCGGTCGTCGTCCCCGAGGTGCTCCGGCCGTACCTCGGCGGCGTCGAGGTGATCGAGCCCCGATGA
- a CDS encoding HAD-IIB family hydrolase: MTSHERFVDGSGDGGAAAAGTAAAAGGAAPARTKRWLVALDIDGTTMREDGVITDTVIAAVRDAEAAGHEVMLSTGRSESMTVPLLDTLGIRPKYLVVANGALTLRRREDGSYEHAHVERFDPTEVLQTIHGALADAAFGVEDEDGHFLLSGNFPDDTMTVQGEHVPFEKLLGVEATRVVVISPGHDTEDFLQVVERMGLHKVSYSVGWTSWLDIAPEGVTKATAMERVREWLDIPRSRVFAAGDGRNDIDMLRWASTSGRGVAMGQAPDDVVDAGNELTGGVTDDGLAAALDTLPR; the protein is encoded by the coding sequence ATGACCTCCCACGAGCGGTTCGTCGACGGGTCCGGCGACGGCGGAGCCGCGGCTGCCGGTACTGCCGCTGCCGCTGGTGGCGCTGCCCCGGCGCGGACGAAGCGCTGGCTCGTCGCGCTGGACATCGACGGCACGACCATGCGCGAGGACGGCGTCATCACCGACACCGTGATCGCCGCCGTCCGCGATGCCGAGGCCGCAGGGCACGAGGTCATGCTGTCCACGGGTCGCAGCGAGAGCATGACCGTCCCGCTGCTCGACACCCTCGGCATCCGTCCGAAGTACCTCGTCGTCGCGAACGGCGCCCTCACGCTCCGTCGGCGTGAGGACGGTTCCTACGAGCACGCCCACGTCGAGCGCTTCGACCCGACCGAGGTGCTGCAGACCATCCACGGTGCCCTCGCCGACGCCGCGTTCGGCGTCGAGGACGAAGACGGCCACTTCCTGCTGTCCGGCAACTTCCCCGACGACACCATGACCGTCCAGGGTGAGCACGTCCCGTTCGAGAAGCTGCTCGGCGTCGAGGCGACCCGTGTCGTCGTGATCTCACCCGGGCACGACACCGAGGACTTCCTGCAGGTCGTCGAGCGCATGGGGCTGCACAAGGTCTCGTACTCGGTCGGCTGGACCTCGTGGCTCGACATCGCTCCCGAGGGTGTGACGAAGGCCACGGCCATGGAACGCGTCCGCGAGTGGCTCGACATCCCGCGCTCCCGGGTGTTCGCCGCGGGTGACGGGCGGAACGACATCGACATGCTGCGGTGGGCGTCCACCTCCGGCCGCGGGGTCGCGATGGGTCAGGCTCCGGACGACGTGGTCGACGCAGGCAACGAGCTCACCGGCGGTGTCACGGAC